In Nothobranchius furzeri strain GRZ-AD chromosome 19, NfurGRZ-RIMD1, whole genome shotgun sequence, the following are encoded in one genomic region:
- the prrc2a gene encoding protein PRRC2A isoform X1 has translation MSERSGQTAKGKEGKTKYASLNLFDTYKGKSLETQKPVVPPRHGLQSLGKVASARRMPPPANLPSLKAENKGNDPNVSLVPKDGTGWASKQEPADPKSTDALSAPQPESQQPVASQIPAPTCPRTPPTSEAPAPTSAQAVGVRSWAQTSVTHGTQGDGGRGSNLPSPFSREEFPTLQSAGDQDKAGREQATADQWYGPGPSLRPQNVTSWRDGGGRALAPTLPGEGAVEVGTGGALVMDGAAVIPPPNSQIQGPPRNPPAGSPALPLPQPPVGPGFPPYRGIMPPFMYPPYLPFPGPYGLQGPYRFPQPGEGQAPRFSRGQSGPNPRDSGGEAVKRPSILKQDDLKELDELDHDGDDGWAGAHEEIDYSAKLKFSDDEGEEGGDEEKAESKKDSQYGNNDHQRSQDASTAASHPRASDSGGENRQTPPANADGVPHPPSSKPGWAEEGGSGWGNQGVLPNYQGRRPGLGGPREQPSPPPGPLLGQGPYSFYRQERPHNQSPSLGPGKPAPAQHPPAAGAPTSAPKPGLQAHVAQGEDEDETWRQRRKQSSTEISAAVERARRRREEEERRMEEERRAACAEKLKRLDEKQHGSSTGAGGSSKSPSLDGNSTAAKAGSPSPSISASSPNVSQPPSPCVDTEEPPVLVVQPGPGPGATDRRRASSNSSYDSSADVQPCSQPAVPQPQQPTLDVPVSVESKEETVSSPHIRAGERGVDSIKVESSGGGAGRQAGGPPGQGYSKYQKSLPPRFQRQQQEQLLKQQQWQQQQHSQASQNQLSPQPQAPSPGSTAQPGPGPKQGGPLYQPGSMVRPPPLPMNFDPRWVMMPYMDPRIMQGRPPPMDYYAAGVHPSGLIGRERSDSGGSGSEPFDRQQQHPGHTHRGTPPMDPKLAWGPEVFPGGGENHGLTSPLRQKQGLEDDDMGKGPRSDTPPHRLREGGLGLVQQPGSSSGPSSQTPPPVGTQVGAQGGNHHPHHLISGRGNYSNFPDQGTRMPPHQQQQQRPGDRGNQPHGFSHQDEGTSRGPQQVQIWGAQHSHYDRNGRADLPNVEGNSHLHHHPGHHPQQPQFPLNSHKPENSRDRVGEAATKKADSSPPLHQASLSSSCSSSSSSTKEEGKLVHHHPPQREAEPGVGQSLGERGSSGNASNSHVKLEKTGHTYAPRSSITSSPTPPQHGGHNQTQQHPHHKSNQRGGREHKTETQWGPRPGSNNMGGGTSHGRRANNAGGGNHSRGGEDSNNTPADHKTSNQTGGSNANKRAGPIKKPVLKEIKREGGEMDGGEKPGAGFGKDKEQDGLQPSSIKQEVSSNSQNTSAPSKDEMAQTAKPRNGGKERPSGRGSKDVDTPSSGFSVSSSRKDRDRSFERGSNSHHPGVPPKGGRAGRGRGGEFYGRGRGYRGTYTASAGPTGGGRGRMGGRSGRDYRSSVGVGHHHQEPKGEGPGGRHGQDRSQHNPARARNHSETRSEGSEYEEVPKRRRERGSETGSESGGSDLGHSDKDDNQKPNSKNCSHNVGAAGNISCAPPRVSQARVFTPRGVPSRRGRGGGGGGGGGGGGNIYRNSGSIGGTGGGHRVGPSSGPHGVSAKSLASGRKQPSHSYTSGPKDLGRGGNPGEKKDKVSDGGQTQNQGTNPPPPPAPATTPATLSTTENGGVMTQQAPANPAPNTGGPNTPPHPANRGLPPGGFERPPRRRRHGRSQHQQDKPPRFRRLKERENAARINGGVGVIGGGRPLSPSLNSVQDSNGAPAPSPITGNAPIANHSATITTNSNSGGGHLNNANSHHHHYNQGSAGSTHPHPQHSHGAKSPDFTNQNSDQANEEWETASESSDFTEFRDREGGGGGGGKSYTSHHHHHHTGRGGGSGGGGGLIDREIAGKEPSANKRSFSSQRPGMERQNRRVNTGGGGGRGPRGPPGGGAGGPANGGGNRGEKRGNWPSPKNRK, from the exons ATGTCAGAGCGCTCTGGGCAAACTGCAAAGGGGAAGGAAGGCAAAaccaagtatgcgtccctcaacttGTTTGATACATACAAAGGAAAGAGCCTTGAAACACAAAAGCCTGTTG TTCCCCCCCGCCATGGCCTGCAATCTCTTGGTAAAGTTGCCTCCGCGCGGCGCATGCCACCCCCTGCCAACCTGCCCAGTCTGAAGGCAGAGAACAAAGGTAACGATCCCAACGTCTCGCTTGTTCCCAAAGACGGCACAGGATGGGCAAGCAAACAGGAACCAGCAGACCCAAAGAG TACCGATGCATTGTCAGCACCGCAGCCGGAATCGCAGCAGCCTGTGGCTTCACAGATTCCTGCACCGACCTGCCCGAGAACCCCACCAACTTCAGAG GCTCCGGCCCCAACTTCAGCCCAGGCCGTAGGGGTAAGGTCCTGGGCACAGACCAGCGTTACACATGGAACACAAGGGGATG GTGGAAGGGGATCAAACCTACCGTCGCCGTTCTCTCGCGAGGAATTTCCCACGCTGCAGTCGGCTGGCGACCAGGACAAAGCTGGCAGAGAACAGGCCACTGCAGATCAGTGGTATGGGCCCGGACCAAGCCTCCGCCCCCAGA ACGTAACAAGTTGGCGGGATGGTGGGGGCCGAGCCCTGGCACCCACCCTGCCTGGGGAGGGGGCTGTGGAGGTGGGGACAGGTGGAGCTCTGGTGATGGATGGGGCAGCTGTGATCCCCCCTCCAAACTCCCAGATCCAAGGACCACCTAGAAATCCTCCTGCAGGCAGCCCCGCCCTGCCCCTGCCCCAGCCCCCTGTGGGGCCCGGGTTTCCTCCATATCGAGGGATCATGCCTCCATTT ATGTATCCTCCCTACCTGCCTTTCCCAGGCCCCTATGGCCTTCAAGGGCCCTACAGGTTCCCTCAACCTGGGGAGGGGCAAGCTCCAAG GTTCTCGCGAGGGCAGAGTGGTCCTAACCCCCGCGATTCAGGTGGAGAAGCGGTGAAACGACCCTCCATCCTGAAGCAGGATGACCTGAAAGAACTGGATGAGCTGGATCATGATGGAGACGATGGCTGGGCAG GAGCTCATGAGGAGATTGACTACTCTGCCAAGCTGAAGTTCAGTGATGACGAAGGAGAGGAAGGAGGAGACGAGGAGAAAGCTGAGAGCAAGAAGGACTCCCAGTATGGAAACAA TGATCATCAGAGATCTCAAGATGCTTCCACTGCAGCCTCTCACCCTCGAGCTTCAGACAGCGGCGGAGAAAATCGTCAAACCCCTCCCGCTAACGCTGACGGCGTCCCTCACCCCCCCTCCAGCAAGCCAGGATGGGCCGAGGAGGGAGGCAGCGGCTGGGGAAACCAGGGAGTGCTGCCCAACTACCAG GGGCGCAGGCCTGGATTGGGTGGTCCCCGGGAGCAGCCCTCCCCCCCACCTGGGCCCCTCCTCGGACAGGGGCCCTACTCCTTTTACCGACAG GAACGGCCACACAACCAGAGCCCGTCTCTTGGGCCAGGGAAACCGGCTCCTGCCCAGCATCCGCCCGCAGCCGGAGCTCCGACCTCTGCCCCCAAGCCTGGCCTGCAAGCCCATGTGGCCCAGGGGGAAGATGAAGATGAGACCTGGCGTCAGCGAAGGAAACAGTCGTCTACGGAGATATCTGCTGCTGTTGAGCGAGCTCGTCGTCGTCGTGAGGAAGAGGAAcgcaggatggaggaggagagacgaGCGGCCTGTGCTGAAAAGCTAAAGAGGCTGGATGAGAAGCAGCACGGCAGCAGCACGGGAGCTGGGGGCAGCAGCAAGAGCCCCAGCCTTGATGGAAACTCCACAGCTGCTAAAGCTGGGAGTCCAAGTCCATCCATTTCAGCATCCTCCCCTAATGTCAGCCAGCCCCCCTCTCCGTGTGTAGATACAGAAGAGCCTCCAGTGCTGGTGGTGCAGCCAGGGCCCGGTCCTGGAGCAACTGATCGTCGACGAGCtagcagcaacagcagctacGACTCCAGCGCTG ATGTCCAGCCGTGTTCCCAGCCGGCTGTCCCTCAGCCACAGCAGCCCACGCTGGACGTCCCTGTATCAGTGGAGAGTAAAGAGGAGACTGTAAGCAGTCCTCACATTCGAGCAGGCGAAAGAGGAGTCGACTCGATCAAGGTCGAGAGTTCAGGTGGAGGAGCAGGTCGCCAAGCGGGAGGTCCTCCTGGCCAGGGTTACTCCAAGTACCAGAAGTCCCTACCGCCCCGCTTTCAGAGGCAGCAGCAG GAGCAGCTTCTGAAGCAGCAGcagtggcagcagcagcagcacagccAAGCATCACAAAATCAACTGTCCCCCCAGCCTCAGGCCCCTTCACCAGGCTCTACAGCCCAGCCGGGCCCTGGGCCAAAGCAGGGTGGACCATTGTATCAACCTGGCAGCATGGTTCGACCTCCTCCTCTACCAATGAACTTTGACCCCCGGTGGGTGATGATGCCCTACATGGACCCTCGTATAATGCAGGGTCGCCCTCCACCTATGGACTACTATGCTGCTGGCGTGCACCCATCTG GGCTGATTGGTCGTGAACGATCTGACTCAGGGGGGTCCGGTTCAGAGCCTTttgacagacagcagcagcatccaGGGCACACTCATCGCGGGACCCCCCCAATGGATCCTAAGCTGGCTTGGGGGCCGGAGGTCTTCCCTGGGGGCGGAGAGAACCATGGTCTAACATCTCCTCTGAGGCAGAAGCAGGGCTTGGAGGATGATGACATGGGGAAGGGACCGAG GAGTGACACTCCTCCTCACCGCTTACGGGAGGGAGGTTTGGGACTGGTCCAGCAGCCCGGCTCCTCATCAGGACCCTCCAGTCAAACTCCTCCTCCTGTTGGCACGCAGGTGGGCGCCCAGGGAGGCAACCACCACCCTCATCACCTCATTAGTGGACGAGGTAACTACAGCAACTTCCCTGACCAGGGAACCAGGATGCCGccccatcagcagcagcagcagaggccgGGTGATAGAGGAAACCAGCCTCATGGCTTCTCTCACCAGGATGAAGGCACTTCCCGAGGACCTCAGCAGGTTCAGATATGGGGAGCACAACATTCTCACTATGATCGTAACGGACGTGCAGATCTCCCAAATGTAGAGGGTAACTCTCACCTCCACCACCATCCTGGCCACCACCCTCAGCAGCCCCAGTTCCCTCTCAACTCCCATAAGCCAGAAAACAGCCGTGACAGGGTTGGTGAGGCTGCCACTAAGAAGGCTGACTCTTCTCCACCTCTCCACCAAGCTTCCCTGTCATCTTCctgctcttcttcctcttcctccaccAAGGAAGAGGGGAAATTGGTACATCATCATCCACCTCAGAGGGAGGCTGAACCTGGAGTCGGCCAGAGCCTTGGTGAAAGAGGCAGCAGTGGAAATGCCAGCAACAGTCATGTGAAGCTGGAGAAGACGGGACATACGTATGCGCCCCGTTCCTCCATCACCTCCAGCCCAACTCCTCCTCAACACGGTGGTCACAATCAGACACAGCAGCATCCCCACCACAAATCAAACCAAAGAGGAGGACGGGAGCACAAGACAGAGACCCAGTGGGGCCCACGGCCTGGAAGCAACAACATGGGCGGGGGAACCTCTCATGGAAGGAGGGCCAACAATGCAGGAGGTGGGAACCACTCTCGTGGAGGAGAGGACTCCAACAATACTCCAGCTGACCATAAAACCTCTAATCAGACAGGAGGAAGCAATGCAAACAAGAGGGCTGGTCCGATTAAAAAGCCAGTGCTAAAGGAAATAAAGAGGGAAGGAGGAGAAATGGATGGAGGGGAAAAACCAGGAGCGGGTTTTGGAAAAGATAAAGAACAAGATGGTCTCCAACCCTCCTCCATCAAGCAGGAAGTCTCTTCCAACTCCCAGAATACTTCAGCTCCATCTAAAGATGAAATGGCCCAAACAGCCAAACCGAGGAATGGAGGAAAAGAGCGGCCCTCCGGTAGAGGATCCAAGGATGTAGACACCCCGTCTTCGGGGTTTTCTGTATCCTCCTCCAGGAAGGACAGAGACCGCTCCTTTGAAAGAGGCAGCAACTCCCACCACCCTGGAGTTCCTCCCAAAGGGGGAAGAGCCGGTCGAGGGAGAGGAGGAGAATTCTACGGGCGTGGCCGTGGTTACCGTGGCACCTACACTGCCAGTGCTGGACCAACTGGGGGAGGACGAGGCAGAATGGGAGGTAGGAGTGGTCGGGACTACCGTTCGTCAGTTGGTGTTGGCCACCACCACCAGGAACCCAAGGGAGAGGGTCCTGGTGGTAGGCATGGTCAGGATAGATCCCAGCATAACCCTGCTAGGGCCAGGAACCACAGCGAGACTCGTAGTGAGGGCTCAGAGTATGAAGAGGTCCCCAAGAGACGGCGTGAGCGAGGCTCTGAGACCGGCAGTGAGAGCGGTGGGAGTGACCTCGGTCACTCGGACAAAGATGACAACCAAAAACCCAACAGCAAGAACTGTTCCCATAATGTAGGCGCCGCAGGAAACATCTCCTGTGCTCCACCTCGAGTTTCTCAGGCTCGTGTCTTCACCCCCAGAGGTGTACCCTCTAGGAGAGGCAggggtggaggaggtggtggaggaggaggaggaggaggaaacatCTACAGGAATAGTGGCAGCATTGGAGGAACAGGTGGGGGACACCGGGTTGGACCTAGCTCAGGCCCCCATGGTGTATCTGCCAAATCGTTGGCCTCAGGACGAAAACAACCAAGTCATTCTTACACATCTGGACCCAAAGATTTGGGTCGAGGCGGAAATCCAGGAGAGAAAAAGGACAAGGTGTCTGATGGAGGTCAAACCCAAAACCAGGGGACCAACCCCCCGCCACCACCTGCACCTGCCACCACTCCTGCAACACTGAGCACCACTGAAAACGGAGGGGTGATGACTCAACAAGCTCCAGCCAACCCTGCACCAAACACTGGAGGACCCAACACCCCCCCACATCCTGCAAACCGAGGGCTCCCCCCTGGCGGGTTTGAAAGACCGCCTAGACGTCGGCGCCATGGGCGCTCTCAGCACCAGCAGGACAAGCCCCCCCGCTTCCGAAGGCTGAAAGAGCGAGAGAATGCCGCCCGCATCAACGGAGGAGTGGGGGTCATCGGGGGAGGAAgaccattgtctccttctctgaaTTCTGTTCAGGACAGTAATGGCGCCCCTGCCCCTTCTCCCATCACAGGAAATGCCCCAATTGCCAACCACAGCGCCACAATAACTACCAACAGTAACAGTGGTGGGGGGCACCTAAACAATGCCAACAGCCACCACCATCACTACAACCAGGGCAGTGCTGGTTCGACCCACCCACACCCCCAACACAGTCATGGAGCGAAATCTCCAGACTTCACCAATCAGAACTCTGACCAGGCAAACGAGGAGTGGGAGACCGCCTCTGAGAGCAGCGACTTCACAGAGTTCAGAGATAGggagggtggaggaggaggaggtgggaagTCCTACACctctcaccatcaccaccaccacacgGGGAGAGGAGGGGGCAGCGGTGGAGGAGGAGGTCTGATTGATCGAGAAATTGCGGGAAAAGAGCCGTCTGCGAATAAAAGAAGCTTTTCGAGCCAGCGTCCTGGGATGGAGCGACAGAACCGGAGGGTCAACACCGGAGGAGGGGGAGGCAGAGGTCCTCGTGGCCCACCTGGTGGTGGCGCTGGTGGACCTGCAAATGGAGGAGGCAACCGGGGGGAGAAGCGCGGCAACTGGCCATCACCCAAGAACAGGAAGTGA